One Methanolobus sp. WCC4 DNA segment encodes these proteins:
- a CDS encoding uracil-DNA glycosylase: protein MTVRSVSELVEQGFEGIEKEIRACTDCQLHETVINRVIGKGSKDPDVVFVGEAPGKNEDETGIPFCGRAGKNLDGMIEYMGLSGDDYAVINTIKCRPPKNRNPLKSEINACKPFLQAQIELLEPKVVILLGNTAEKAFCNGEKLEWGVPRPVDGKYTLLKIYHPAALIYQRSRIEEQNTLIDNNRHLWE from the coding sequence ATGACAGTCCGGTCAGTTAGTGAACTTGTGGAACAGGGATTCGAAGGTATCGAGAAAGAGATCAGGGCTTGCACTGACTGTCAGCTTCATGAAACGGTCATCAACCGAGTGATAGGTAAAGGTTCTAAAGACCCGGATGTGGTTTTCGTAGGCGAGGCACCCGGCAAGAACGAGGACGAGACCGGGATACCATTCTGTGGCAGAGCCGGAAAGAACCTCGACGGCATGATAGAATATATGGGTCTCTCGGGAGATGACTACGCTGTTATAAATACCATAAAATGCCGTCCACCAAAGAACCGTAATCCTCTGAAAAGTGAGATAAATGCCTGCAAACCATTCCTTCAGGCGCAGATCGAGCTACTTGAGCCTAAAGTGGTCATCCTTCTTGGTAACACTGCAGAAAAAGCATTCTGCAACGGTGAGAAACTGGAATGGGGTGTTCCAAGACCTGTTGATGGGAAATACACCCTTTTGAAGATATATCATCCGGCTGCCCTTATCTATCAGCGTTCAAGGATAGAGGAACAGAATACTCTGATTGATAATAACAGGCATCTTTGGGAATAA
- a CDS encoding ketopantoate reductase family protein has translation MKVLILGAGAVGLTLAAKLSSVCNVHAVCRKRHADRIKDTGFKMTGIWGDDTFTFSCSEDAPEDDYDYIFITSKSTATREICEQFSDIIKGREVISMQNGIGNEEIIAEYTDKVIGGTIITGFVWTGDAQIHVSVETGPMDLGRFPSGLDDSVLRLVDLIKSAGIQATGTVNIMSSVWSKVLYNSALNPLGAVIGVPYGKLENEHAWNIIENIVKEAFMVTEAEGVNLPWRTAGEYLTFLHDFQLPNTAEHHSSMFQDIASSRKTEIDFINGAIVERAGKFGIEAPYNTFITEQIHLMEALKAEEQERS, from the coding sequence ATGAAGGTCCTGATATTAGGTGCAGGAGCGGTTGGCCTGACGCTGGCTGCAAAACTATCTTCCGTCTGTAATGTACATGCGGTCTGCCGAAAGAGACATGCCGACAGGATAAAGGATACCGGTTTTAAGATGACAGGTATCTGGGGAGATGACACCTTTACTTTCAGTTGCTCTGAAGATGCACCGGAAGATGATTACGATTATATTTTCATCACCTCTAAATCCACCGCAACCAGGGAGATATGTGAACAGTTCTCTGACATCATCAAAGGCAGAGAGGTCATCAGCATGCAGAACGGTATCGGCAACGAGGAAATAATAGCCGAATACACCGATAAGGTGATCGGTGGTACTATCATCACAGGATTCGTGTGGACAGGTGATGCCCAGATACATGTCTCGGTGGAGACCGGTCCCATGGATCTCGGAAGGTTCCCTTCAGGACTTGATGACAGCGTGCTCAGACTTGTGGACCTGATAAAAAGTGCAGGTATCCAGGCAACAGGAACGGTGAACATCATGAGTTCTGTCTGGTCCAAGGTCCTCTACAACTCAGCTCTCAATCCCCTTGGTGCTGTCATAGGTGTCCCCTATGGAAAACTGGAAAACGAGCACGCATGGAATATCATCGAGAACATAGTTAAAGAGGCTTTCATGGTCACTGAAGCAGAAGGCGTCAATCTCCCATGGAGAACAGCAGGGGAATATCTCACTTTCCTTCATGACTTCCAGCTTCCCAATACCGCAGAACATCATTCATCGATGTTCCAGGACATCGCATCCAGCAGGAAGACAGAGATAGATTTCATCAATGGCGCCATAGTTGAAAGAGCAGGCAAATTTGGCATCGAAGCACCTTATAATACTTTCATTACAGAGCAAATTCACCTCATGGAAGCATTGAAGGCAGAGGAACAGGAACGATCCTGA
- a CDS encoding serine--tRNA ligase → MNFKFRLECALKTSADATEAADVVGEYIHEANHSILTKGAPEGQGAKVTGWKVEGDRIKLIIESGRHVRVHDALLRMRKPLAGKLGKGFKIGIRGIEVDSFTIEVPSEKELPQMKIPYVSEMAYEDGILKLTLDVDESAMSNRVPDRILSLMEDKLEQGEYGGKTEHWNVLWQSEKKEHKFTEDPTKAMMEAGWLKRGASRGQWIHGPQSTKMFRTFEKIVLEELLGPLGYREMIFPKLVPWEVWQKSGHAKGVYPEIYYVCPPKTRDPEFWEEVIDHYKVTLEVPTEMIKDKIGEPIGGMCYAQCPPFWTYLQGETIPTDEFPIKVFDRSGTSHRYESGGIHGMERVDEFHRIEILWVGNKEQVIKTANELHEKYMHIFNEILDLEWRKAWVTPWFMAQEGLTGVSEQTEAGTTDYEAVLPYRGEDGEWLEFQNVSVNGNKYPSGFNVKCQSGEELWSGCSGVGLERWASAFFAQKGLDPENWPEEFRKRAGEIPEGIRFL, encoded by the coding sequence ATGAATTTCAAATTCAGGCTTGAATGTGCACTTAAGACAAGTGCCGATGCTACAGAGGCTGCGGATGTTGTAGGCGAATACATTCATGAGGCAAATCACAGTATCCTTACAAAAGGTGCACCGGAAGGGCAGGGTGCAAAGGTAACAGGATGGAAGGTCGAAGGTGACAGGATAAAGCTCATCATCGAATCCGGCAGGCATGTCCGTGTACACGATGCACTGCTCCGTATGAGAAAGCCACTTGCCGGTAAACTTGGAAAGGGTTTCAAGATCGGTATCCGTGGGATCGAAGTCGACTCATTCACAATAGAGGTGCCCTCTGAGAAGGAACTTCCTCAAATGAAGATACCATACGTGTCAGAGATGGCGTATGAAGACGGGATTCTCAAACTGACACTTGACGTTGATGAGTCTGCAATGTCTAACCGTGTCCCTGACAGGATACTTTCCCTGATGGAAGATAAACTGGAACAGGGTGAATACGGTGGCAAGACAGAACACTGGAACGTCCTCTGGCAGAGCGAGAAGAAGGAACACAAGTTCACAGAAGACCCTACCAAGGCTATGATGGAAGCCGGATGGCTCAAGAGAGGTGCCAGCAGGGGTCAGTGGATCCATGGTCCACAGTCCACAAAGATGTTCAGGACCTTTGAGAAGATAGTACTCGAGGAACTGCTTGGTCCTCTTGGATACAGGGAAATGATCTTCCCGAAGCTGGTGCCCTGGGAGGTCTGGCAGAAATCCGGACATGCAAAGGGTGTCTATCCTGAGATCTACTACGTCTGTCCTCCAAAGACAAGGGATCCTGAGTTCTGGGAAGAGGTCATCGACCACTATAAGGTAACACTCGAAGTACCAACCGAGATGATCAAGGATAAGATCGGTGAGCCTATCGGTGGAATGTGCTATGCACAGTGTCCTCCATTCTGGACATACCTTCAGGGAGAGACCATCCCTACCGATGAGTTCCCTATAAAGGTCTTCGACAGGTCAGGAACCTCACACAGGTATGAGAGTGGTGGTATCCACGGCATGGAACGTGTGGATGAGTTCCACAGGATAGAGATCCTCTGGGTAGGGAACAAGGAACAGGTCATCAAGACAGCCAATGAACTTCACGAAAAGTACATGCACATCTTCAACGAGATACTTGACCTCGAATGGAGAAAGGCATGGGTCACACCATGGTTCATGGCACAGGAAGGACTTACCGGAGTTTCCGAGCAGACCGAGGCCGGTACCACAGACTATGAAGCTGTCCTGCCTTACCGTGGCGAGGACGGTGAATGGCTCGAGTTCCAGAACGTAAGTGTGAACGGTAACAAGTATCCATCAGGATTCAATGTCAAATGCCAGTCCGGTGAGGAACTCTGGTCCGGATGTTCTGGTGTCGGACTTGAGAGATGGGCATCAGCTTTCTTTGCACAGAAGGGACTGGACCCTGAGAACTGGCCTGAGGAATTCAGGAAAAGGGCAGGAGAGATACCTGAGGGTATCAGGTTCCTCTGA
- a CDS encoding NADP-dependent oxidoreductase, producing MKAAQIREYGEDVVEINTDVGVPDISEGKVIVKVHAAGVNPFDWKIAQGYVSKGKALTAPMTIGGDFTGIVVDVGEGVDCYKKGDVVYGSAIVLSGGSGAFAEYLTTREDLISHKPKNANNIEAAALPLAGVSALDVITSKINLKKGQKILIHGGSGGIGSMAIQISKHIGAYVATTARKDNTDYLKTLGADEIIDYRNEKFEDKLHDYDAVFDTVGSDTYKRSFKVLKKGGMIVSMLEQPDTELMGKYQVNAVGQSTRINSDDLKKLAELYDLGVITVNIDRTFPLDRAGEALKYQREGSVKGKVVIKID from the coding sequence ATGAAAGCAGCCCAGATCAGGGAATATGGGGAAGATGTAGTTGAGATAAACACAGATGTCGGGGTTCCGGATATATCAGAAGGGAAAGTTATTGTTAAAGTACATGCAGCAGGTGTCAATCCTTTTGACTGGAAGATTGCTCAGGGCTATGTGAGCAAAGGGAAGGCACTCACTGCTCCTATGACCATTGGTGGTGATTTCACCGGTATTGTCGTTGATGTGGGTGAAGGTGTAGATTGCTATAAGAAAGGAGATGTTGTCTATGGCAGTGCCATCGTCCTATCCGGAGGCTCTGGTGCTTTTGCAGAGTATTTGACCACCAGAGAGGATCTTATATCCCATAAACCAAAAAATGCAAACAATATAGAAGCTGCCGCTTTGCCGCTTGCAGGTGTGAGTGCGCTGGATGTGATCACCAGCAAAATCAACCTTAAAAAAGGACAAAAAATTCTCATTCATGGAGGTTCGGGTGGGATCGGCTCAATGGCGATCCAGATATCAAAGCATATTGGTGCATATGTAGCAACGACTGCCAGAAAAGACAATACTGATTATCTTAAGACCCTGGGAGCCGACGAGATCATAGATTACAGAAACGAGAAGTTCGAAGACAAGCTACATGATTATGACGCCGTATTCGATACTGTGGGTAGTGATACATATAAGCGGTCATTCAAGGTCCTTAAGAAAGGTGGCATGATCGTATCAATGCTTGAACAACCAGATACTGAACTCATGGGGAAATATCAGGTAAATGCTGTGGGTCAGTCCACAAGGATCAACAGTGATGACCTGAAAAAACTTGCAGAACTCTATGACCTGGGAGTTATCACGGTGAATATTGATCGTACATTCCCACTTGACAGGGCAGGAGAGGCTCTAAAATATCAACGTGAAGGCAGTGTTAAGGGAAAAGTTGTGATAAAAATAGATTAA
- the thiE gene encoding thiamine phosphate synthase — MEHKRKLLELIDFYLVTDSGLSRKGTLSDVESAVAAGCRIVQYREKAGSTRDMILEAAQIKTLCGNEAIFLVNDRIDVALAVGADGVHIGQDDMPIDTARELLGPDMILGLSVHNVEEALEAQRCGADYVGLGPIFDTSTKKDAGDGIGPQSIRAVKDAIDIPVVAIGGINKQNSESVILGGADSLVAISAVVCSDDVVRETKEFIDMIRRSKMDI, encoded by the coding sequence ATGGAACACAAAAGAAAACTGCTTGAACTCATTGATTTCTACCTTGTGACAGATTCAGGTCTGTCCAGAAAGGGAACTCTCTCTGATGTGGAGAGCGCAGTTGCTGCAGGATGCAGGATAGTCCAGTACAGGGAAAAGGCAGGAAGCACAAGGGACATGATCCTTGAGGCTGCGCAGATAAAGACACTGTGTGGGAACGAGGCTATATTCCTTGTGAATGACCGCATTGATGTGGCCCTTGCAGTAGGCGCCGATGGTGTTCATATCGGACAGGATGATATGCCGATCGACACTGCAAGAGAACTTCTGGGACCTGACATGATATTAGGTCTCTCGGTCCACAACGTCGAAGAGGCGCTGGAAGCGCAAAGATGCGGTGCTGACTATGTTGGACTGGGTCCCATATTCGATACTTCCACCAAGAAGGATGCCGGCGATGGAATCGGTCCGCAGAGCATCAGGGCTGTGAAGGATGCCATAGATATTCCTGTTGTTGCGATAGGTGGCATCAACAAACAGAACAGTGAAAGTGTTATCCTTGGAGGCGCTGACAGTCTGGTGGCCATCTCTGCTGTGGTTTGCAGCGATGACGTGGTAAGGGAGACGAAAGAGTTCATTGATATGATCAGAAGGTCAAAAATGGATATTTGA
- the thiM gene encoding hydroxyethylthiazole kinase: MDLPLENIRATKPLVHHITNWVTIYDCANMTRAFGALPVMAHAPQEAADMTGIASALVLNIGTLTEELIDAMLIAAKAANEKNIPVVLDAVGVGATPFRDEMAAKILASVRVDIIKGNYSEIAKLAGENAQTNGVEATSIDADPKQVAKEFAASRSCVVVMTGAEDIVSDGSRTYVVKNGHESMGLIVGTGCMAASVIGSFAAVNEDHCDAAKDALCYFGIAGELASVNSNGPGTFKLNFYDEVFNLTDEKAQPMINVEEC, translated from the coding sequence ATGGACCTTCCACTAGAAAATATCAGAGCGACAAAACCACTTGTACACCACATAACCAACTGGGTAACGATCTACGACTGTGCTAATATGACAAGGGCATTCGGTGCTCTGCCTGTAATGGCCCATGCTCCTCAGGAAGCTGCCGACATGACAGGCATTGCATCCGCACTCGTACTCAATATCGGCACTCTTACAGAAGAGCTGATCGATGCGATGCTCATCGCAGCAAAAGCCGCAAACGAGAAGAACATACCTGTTGTACTTGATGCCGTAGGCGTGGGTGCCACACCTTTCCGTGATGAGATGGCAGCAAAGATACTGGCCTCTGTCCGTGTGGACATAATCAAAGGTAACTATTCTGAGATTGCTAAACTTGCAGGTGAGAACGCGCAGACCAACGGTGTTGAAGCAACATCCATAGATGCCGACCCGAAGCAGGTCGCAAAGGAATTCGCAGCTTCAAGGTCATGTGTTGTCGTTATGACCGGCGCTGAGGATATAGTAAGTGACGGAAGTAGGACCTATGTCGTAAAGAACGGACATGAGTCCATGGGTCTTATCGTTGGTACCGGATGCATGGCTGCATCGGTTATCGGTTCCTTCGCTGCGGTCAATGAGGACCACTGTGATGCTGCAAAGGATGCGCTGTGCTACTTCGGGATTGCCGGAGAGCTGGCATCTGTGAACTCCAATGGTCCCGGAACATTTAAATTGAATTTCTACGATGAGGTATTCAACCTTACAGATGAGAAGGCACAGCCTATGATAAACGTAGAGGAATGCTGA
- a CDS encoding acyltransferase family protein, whose amino-acid sequence MKHVDWIDTAKGIGILLVVVGHAPINTKITRIIFAFHMPFFFFISGYLFNYQKYKGHIKQFTFNKTKRLIIPYFFTNLFILSTLVLISCIRTTSINFELFSIENFIGIIYGNGAPLFPATTYTNWICVPSWFLVCLFCSNILLYFILTVYENKSTFLSYSLILFFILTGWKISEYIFLPWGIDIAFVSMIFVCSGYFVRTNNIIDIREDNFNAYIFAFICILFIIIVSGSGRVDMNLRKYPNFFLFIMGGLLGTYITVELAKMINKNKTIISNFFNYLGKYSIIILLYHLFATKTFLVFMESFISFPDIIYNGYLYATIMLIISILTVILINKISIFKKVYG is encoded by the coding sequence ATGAAACATGTTGACTGGATTGACACTGCAAAAGGAATTGGAATTTTATTAGTCGTAGTTGGACATGCTCCAATCAATACAAAAATAACGAGAATAATCTTTGCATTTCATATGCCTTTTTTTTTCTTTATAAGTGGATATCTCTTTAACTATCAAAAATATAAAGGACACATAAAGCAATTTACCTTTAATAAAACAAAAAGACTTATAATTCCTTACTTTTTTACTAATCTGTTCATTTTAAGCACTTTAGTTTTAATATCTTGCATCAGAACAACTTCTATTAATTTTGAACTTTTTTCAATTGAAAATTTTATTGGCATAATATATGGAAACGGAGCACCTTTATTCCCAGCTACTACCTATACAAATTGGATTTGTGTGCCATCTTGGTTTTTAGTTTGTCTATTTTGTAGTAATATTCTTTTATATTTTATATTAACTGTTTACGAAAACAAAAGTACCTTTTTGAGTTATTCTTTAATCTTATTTTTCATATTAACTGGATGGAAAATTAGTGAGTACATTTTTTTGCCATGGGGAATTGATATTGCCTTTGTTTCTATGATTTTCGTTTGTTCAGGATATTTTGTAAGAACTAATAATATAATAGATATAAGAGAAGATAATTTCAATGCTTATATTTTTGCTTTTATTTGTATACTTTTTATTATTATAGTATCTGGCAGTGGACGTGTTGATATGAATCTTAGAAAATATCCTAACTTCTTTCTTTTTATCATGGGTGGTTTGCTGGGTACATATATAACTGTAGAATTAGCAAAGATGATTAATAAAAACAAAACCATAATTTCCAATTTTTTCAATTACCTTGGGAAATATTCAATTATTATTTTGTTGTACCATTTGTTTGCAACAAAAACATTTTTAGTTTTCATGGAATCATTTATTAGTTTTCCTGACATAATATATAACGGTTATTTGTATGCCACTATTATGTTAATTATTTCAATTTTAACAGTTATTCTCATAAATAAAATATCAATTTTTAAGAAAGTTTATGGTTAG
- a CDS encoding 30S ribosomal protein S3ae, with protein MARKVQRKLDKWKSKTWYNVETPEFMSRANIGVTPAEEPEQLVGRVVETTVGEIANDFTKHNTKLRLEISDVTGDIANTRFLGHEITTDYLRSIVKRQTSRIDANLDVKTKDGYTVRVKPICFTVKRARTSQIKGIREVMVKIVKDRASELNFEQFIEEAIMGKLSANIYRNAKSIYPLRRVEIRKTEVRALPKKA; from the coding sequence TTGGCAAGGAAAGTGCAGAGAAAGTTAGACAAATGGAAGTCAAAGACATGGTACAACGTAGAGACACCGGAATTCATGAGCAGGGCAAACATCGGAGTTACACCTGCTGAAGAGCCTGAACAGCTCGTCGGTCGTGTCGTTGAGACCACAGTTGGCGAAATTGCTAACGATTTCACAAAGCATAACACAAAGCTCAGACTCGAGATCAGCGACGTCACAGGTGACATCGCAAACACAAGATTCCTTGGTCACGAGATCACAACAGACTACCTACGCTCCATCGTAAAGCGTCAGACCTCAAGGATCGATGCTAACCTCGATGTTAAGACAAAGGACGGCTACACCGTAAGGGTCAAGCCTATCTGCTTCACTGTAAAGAGAGCAAGGACCAGCCAGATCAAGGGCATCAGGGAAGTAATGGTCAAGATCGTAAAGGACCGTGCATCAGAGCTTAACTTCGAGCAGTTCATCGAAGAAGCTATCATGGGCAAGCTTTCCGCAAACATCTACAGGAACGCAAAGTCCATCTACCCACTCAGAAGGGTAGAGATCAGGAAGACCGAAGTAAGGGCTCTTCCTAAGAAAGCATAA
- a CDS encoding DUF523 and DUF1722 domain-containing protein produces the protein MTSHKDIIHSRPIIVISKCLGFANCRYDGQMVSFPLMEMMRPFVEFIDVCPECEIGLGVPREPILIVDDGNKKLIQPATGLDLTERMKGFSRSYLYELDDFDGFILKSKSPSCGIGMTKVFPDSVGDEYLHRGGNGFFAEAVLSEYPDLPAIDEIQMNDPLLRDHFLTKVFALASFRAASLSVKMSSLLEYHTRNKLLFMACDQRLLTKMGTIVANRDDLPVEKVYESYLQLLLQILSEPAGSGSVVNALMHAFGYFSRNLSAGEKFIFMQRLQKYRENRSTIFELREWFLSKAEEFNVGYLLNQTFFRPYPVELSGTLHIV, from the coding sequence ATGACATCTCATAAGGACATAATTCACTCACGCCCAATCATTGTCATAAGTAAGTGTCTTGGCTTTGCCAACTGTCGCTACGACGGGCAGATGGTATCCTTTCCCTTAATGGAAATGATGAGACCATTTGTCGAGTTCATCGATGTGTGTCCCGAGTGTGAGATCGGTCTGGGGGTTCCCAGAGAGCCTATTCTCATAGTGGATGATGGAAATAAGAAACTCATCCAGCCAGCCACAGGACTTGATCTGACAGAGAGGATGAAGGGATTTTCCAGGTCCTATCTTTATGAACTGGATGATTTCGATGGTTTCATACTCAAATCAAAGTCACCTTCATGCGGTATCGGTATGACTAAAGTATTTCCTGATTCTGTTGGTGATGAATATCTGCATCGTGGGGGAAATGGCTTTTTTGCTGAGGCGGTCCTGAGCGAATATCCTGACCTGCCTGCAATCGATGAGATACAGATGAACGACCCTCTTCTAAGGGACCATTTTTTGACAAAGGTCTTCGCACTGGCCTCTTTCAGGGCTGCCTCACTTTCAGTGAAGATGAGTTCTTTACTTGAATATCATACAAGGAACAAGTTGTTGTTCATGGCCTGTGATCAGAGGCTTCTTACAAAGATGGGCACTATCGTCGCTAACAGGGATGATCTCCCTGTGGAGAAGGTATATGAGAGTTATCTCCAGCTTTTGTTGCAGATATTATCCGAACCTGCGGGAAGCGGTTCCGTTGTAAACGCACTCATGCATGCATTCGGGTATTTCTCCAGGAACCTGAGTGCAGGTGAGAAGTTCATTTTCATGCAGAGATTACAGAAGTATCGTGAGAACAGGTCAACCATATTCGAACTCAGGGAATGGTTCCTATCAAAGGCAGAGGAGTTCAACGTCGGGTATCTTTTGAACCAGACCTTCTTCCGTCCTTATCCGGTTGAACTGTCAGGTACTTTGCACATAGTTTGA
- a CDS encoding NosD domain-containing protein, translating into MVHKKIRKNSTLFSLSKISIVALLAFVLLANCASAATLTVGPSETYTTINAAVTVAVPGDIIVVKPGTYHENVSVLTPGITIMSESSNPEDTVVQASSNSFPNAAFSISADGVVIQDLKISNGYYGVSISSANACIVTNCVVSGNSGTGISVFDSDNCQLTGNVVIYSGGDGMLVALSDNCQVVGNTVSNSRGHGILVGDAMGTILDSNSFINGNPTSYAGISYQRSDNGLLVSNNVSGNYYGIQVDWSDHNTIYNNYLSNVINAGISNVNVGNVWNMPLTPGANIVGGPFNGGNYWARTDGTGFSQLTPDADNDGICDMQYVIDPANIDQFPLAIYNPPVASVSSLAESDVGPTWINWSWTNPSSSNFNHSMVYLDGVFKANVSTEHFNVTGLSDSTSYEIGIRTVDQSSNINTTWVNDTATTLDGTAPASVTGLSEADVGYTWINWSWTNPSDVDFDHCDIYIDGNYFKTVTSECFNATGISQGTVCEIGIMTVDSSGNVNTTLITDSAKTDEQVVVTTVTSKSSGSSSSSNTGTELRIIEPDEDENDEEEGDSVADSEETPLQSTPDVYEEEDEIEIGANIAEEASDATEDANSAPGFGVLTAIGVMVSMVLFRRKD; encoded by the coding sequence GTGGTACATAAAAAAATACGTAAGAACAGTACTTTGTTTAGTTTATCGAAAATATCGATAGTAGCGCTTTTAGCTTTTGTATTGCTTGCAAACTGTGCATCTGCAGCAACATTGACTGTAGGTCCGTCTGAAACCTACACTACGATAAATGCTGCAGTTACTGTTGCAGTACCAGGTGACATTATTGTTGTTAAACCGGGAACATATCATGAGAATGTTAGTGTGCTCACGCCCGGTATCACTATAATGTCCGAATCAAGTAATCCTGAAGATACTGTAGTACAGGCATCCTCTAATTCATTTCCGAATGCTGCCTTTAGTATTTCAGCAGACGGTGTAGTTATACAAGATCTAAAAATAAGTAATGGATATTATGGTGTTTCAATTTCATCTGCTAACGCTTGTATTGTAACAAATTGTGTCGTATCAGGAAATTCCGGTACTGGTATTTCGGTCTTTGATTCTGATAATTGTCAATTGACTGGCAATGTTGTAATTTATAGTGGAGGGGATGGGATGTTGGTAGCTCTTTCAGACAATTGCCAGGTAGTTGGAAATACAGTGTCAAATAGTCGTGGACACGGTATATTAGTAGGAGATGCAATGGGTACAATATTGGATAGTAATAGTTTTATCAATGGAAATCCCACAAGTTACGCAGGTATTTCCTATCAGAGGTCAGATAATGGTCTGCTGGTTTCTAACAATGTATCAGGTAACTATTATGGAATCCAGGTAGATTGGTCTGACCATAATACAATCTACAACAACTATTTAAGCAACGTCATAAATGCAGGCATCTCTAATGTAAATGTGGGCAATGTCTGGAACATGCCTTTAACTCCGGGAGCAAATATTGTGGGCGGTCCTTTCAATGGTGGTAACTATTGGGCCAGAACTGACGGAACGGGTTTCAGCCAGCTAACTCCTGATGCTGATAATGATGGTATCTGCGATATGCAATATGTCATTGATCCTGCTAATATAGATCAGTTTCCACTGGCAATTTATAATCCTCCTGTGGCATCTGTTTCCAGTCTGGCTGAATCAGATGTCGGTCCGACCTGGATCAACTGGAGCTGGACCAATCCTTCAAGCAGCAATTTCAATCACAGCATGGTATATCTCGATGGAGTCTTCAAAGCAAACGTTTCAACAGAGCATTTCAATGTCACTGGTCTCTCTGATTCCACAAGCTATGAAATAGGAATAAGGACCGTTGACCAGTCCAGTAATATCAACACAACCTGGGTCAATGACACTGCTACCACACTTGATGGTACTGCACCTGCTTCTGTTACAGGGTTAAGTGAGGCTGATGTAGGTTATACCTGGATCAACTGGAGCTGGACCAATCCTTCAGATGTGGACTTTGACCACTGTGATATTTATATCGATGGAAATTATTTCAAGACAGTAACATCTGAATGTTTCAATGCAACAGGTATCTCACAGGGTACTGTTTGTGAGATTGGTATCATGACTGTTGATAGTTCTGGTAATGTAAACACCACTCTGATCACTGACTCTGCAAAGACCGATGAACAAGTGGTTGTTACTACTGTTACTTCAAAAAGTAGTGGAAGTTCTTCAAGTAGTAATACAGGTACTGAGCTCAGAATTATAGAACCTGATGAGGACGAAAATGATGAGGAAGAAGGTGATTCAGTAGCAGATAGTGAAGAAACACCATTGCAGTCCACACCAGATGTATATGAAGAAGAAGATGAAATTGAGATTGGCGCTAACATTGCAGAAGAAGCTTCTGATGCTACAGAGGATGCGAACAGTGCTCCTGGATTTGGGGTATTGACAGCTATTGGTGTCATGGTCTCAATGGTTCTTTTCAGACGTAAGGATTGA